The region AGCCAGCGCACATTTGTGCATTCTCTTAATCGCAGTGTGAAATAACGTAATTGAGCAACGGCAAAGGAAATTCCAGGATTAATTTATTCTCGCTGCAACAGCCCCTGATTACGGAGTCAATTATGCCGACTTATTTCGACCAACTTGAACGTGTGCGTTACGAAGGCCCGAAAACCACGAATCCCCTGGCATTCCGCCATTATAATCCCGACGAGTTGGTGGCTGGCAAACGTATGGAAGATCATCTGCGTTTCGCCGCCTGTTACTGGCACACTTTCTGCTGGAACGGCTCGGATATGTTTGGCGTGGGCGCTTTCGAGCGTCCGTGGCAACAGGCGGGCGACGCCCTCAGCCTTGCGAAGCGCAAAGCCGACGTGGCGTTTGAGTTTTTCCATAAGCTCAACGTGCCGTACTACTGCTTCCATGATGTCGACGTGTCGCCGGAAGGCGCATCACTAAAAGAATATCTGAATAATTTCGCCCAGATGATCGAGGTGCTGGCGCAGAAGCAACAGGAAAGCGGCGTGAAGTTGCTGTGGGGCACCGCCAACTGCTTTACCCATCCGCGCTACGGCGCGGGTGCCGCCACCAACCCTGATCCGGAAGTCTTCTCCTGGGCGGCCACGCAAGTGGTAACCGCCATGAACGCGACGCACCAGTTGGGTGGTGAAAACTATGTGCTGTGGGGCGGGCGTGAAGGTTATGAAACGCTGCTCAACACGGACCTGCGCCAGGAGCGCGAACAGCTTGGTCGCTTTATGCAAATGGTTGTGGAACATAAGCATAAAACCGGCTTTCGCGGAACGCTGCTTATCGAGCCGAAACCGCAGGAGCCGACCAAACATCAGTATGACTATGACGCTGCGACGGTGTATGGCTTCCTGAAACAGTTCGGCCTGGAAAAAGAGATTAAGCTCAACATTGAGGCTAACCACGCCACGCTTGCCGGGCATTCTTTTCATCATGAGATAGCCAGCGCCATTGCGCTCGGTATTTTCGGCTCGGTGGATGCGAACCGCGGCGACCCGCAGCTTGGGTGGGACACCGATCAGTTCCCGAACAGCGTCGAAGAGAACGCGCTGGTGATGTACGAAATCCTCAAAGCGGGCGGTTTTACCACCGGCGGCCTGAACTTCGACGCCAAAGTGCGCCGTCAGAGCACCGATAAATACGATCTCTTCTACGGCCATATCGGCGCGATGGATACGATGGCGCTGTCACTGAAAGTGGCGGCGAAAATGCTGGAAGATGGCGAACTGGATAAACGCGTCGCCCGCCGCTATGCAGGCTGGAACGGCGAGCTGGGCCAGCAGATCCTCAAAGGGCAAATGTCGCTTGCCGAGCTGGCACAGTACGCGGAGCAGCACAATCTGGCGCCGCAACATCAGAGCGGGCATCAGGAGTTGCTGGAAAATCTGGTCAATTATTATCTGTTTGATAAGTAAACGCGTGGCGCCGCCTTCGGGCGGCGTTCTTGCTCAGGAGCGCTGGCTATGTACATTGGGATCGACCTTGGAACGTCAGGGGTAAAAGTTATTCTGCTGGATGAGCAGGGCGCGCTGGTGGCCTCGCACAGTGAAACGCTGCAGGTCTCCCGTCCGCATCCGTTGTGGTCGGAGCAAGATCCTGAAAGCTGGTGGCAGGCGACGGACCGCGCCATGCAGGCGCTCGGCGCACAGCGCAGCCTGCGAGACGTGAAAGCGATCGGTTTAAGCGGCCAGATGCACGGCGCCACACTGCTCGATAAACAGCAACGTGTCCTGCGTCCGGCGATTTTATGGAATGACGGACGTAGCGCGCAGGAGTGCGAGATCCTTGAAGAAAAGGTGCCCAATTCGCGCGCGATTACCGGTAATTTAATGATGCCCGGCTTCACCGCGCCGAAGCTGCTGTGGGTTGAACGTCACGAGCCAGACATTTTCAGGCAAACCGATAAAGTGCTGCTACCGAAAGATTATCTGCGGCTGCGCATGACCGGCGTTTTTGCGAGCGACATGTCTGACGCGGCAGGCACGATGTGGCTCGACGTGGCGCAGCGCGACTGGAGCGACACGATGCTGGCGGCCTGTCACCTGCA is a window of Cronobacter muytjensii ATCC 51329 DNA encoding:
- the xylA gene encoding xylose isomerase encodes the protein MPTYFDQLERVRYEGPKTTNPLAFRHYNPDELVAGKRMEDHLRFAACYWHTFCWNGSDMFGVGAFERPWQQAGDALSLAKRKADVAFEFFHKLNVPYYCFHDVDVSPEGASLKEYLNNFAQMIEVLAQKQQESGVKLLWGTANCFTHPRYGAGAATNPDPEVFSWAATQVVTAMNATHQLGGENYVLWGGREGYETLLNTDLRQEREQLGRFMQMVVEHKHKTGFRGTLLIEPKPQEPTKHQYDYDAATVYGFLKQFGLEKEIKLNIEANHATLAGHSFHHEIASAIALGIFGSVDANRGDPQLGWDTDQFPNSVEENALVMYEILKAGGFTTGGLNFDAKVRRQSTDKYDLFYGHIGAMDTMALSLKVAAKMLEDGELDKRVARRYAGWNGELGQQILKGQMSLAELAQYAEQHNLAPQHQSGHQELLENLVNYYLFDK